A genomic window from Oceanobacillus timonensis includes:
- the yajC gene encoding preprotein translocase subunit YajC: protein MGAEMITPILWIVLMFAIFYFLLIRPQQKRQKQVRQMQDSIQKGNDIVTIGGLHAKIHAIDEGTIVLITEEGTKLTYDRSAIREVKQEA from the coding sequence ATGGGAGCTGAAATGATTACGCCAATTCTATGGATTGTACTTATGTTTGCTATTTTTTACTTCTTACTTATCCGTCCGCAGCAAAAGCGTCAGAAACAAGTAAGACAGATGCAAGATAGTATTCAAAAAGGCAACGATATTGTAACTATCGGCGGTCTTCATGCGAAAATCCATGCGATTGATGAAGGCACAATTGTGTTAATTACTGAAGAAGGAACAAAATTAACATATGACCGTTCTGCAATCAGGGAAGTAAAACAAGAAGCATAA
- a CDS encoding TIGR04086 family membrane protein, whose product MEKMQWTSLLYGWIILFGLLFISSFALGLFLKMIDMKETTLSWTTFIIGLVILFTCGFITGLKGKAKGWLLGVLIGIGFTGFVFLVQFLGYQQGFTLSQAMYHGFYLIAAILGGIIGVNFSSPAEEK is encoded by the coding sequence ATGGAAAAAATGCAATGGACATCCTTGCTCTATGGTTGGATTATATTGTTCGGTTTGCTTTTTATCTCAAGCTTTGCATTGGGACTGTTTTTAAAAATGATAGATATGAAAGAAACCACATTATCCTGGACTACTTTCATCATCGGACTGGTTATTCTATTTACATGCGGATTCATTACCGGCTTAAAAGGAAAAGCAAAGGGATGGCTGTTAGGTGTGTTGATTGGAATAGGATTTACCGGATTTGTTTTTCTGGTGCAGTTTCTCGGATACCAACAGGGCTTCACTTTGTCACAAGCGATGTATCACGGATTTTATCTGATTGCGGCCATATTGGGAGGAATTATCGGGGTTAATTTTTCAAGTCCTGCAGAAGAGAAATAG
- the spoVB gene encoding stage V sporulation protein B codes for MTKQSFIQGALILIIAGMLTRFMGFINRMVVARFMGEEGVGLYMMALPTLFLVMTLTQFGLPVAISKRVAEADAQNDSKKIKQIVAVSLAITLSASILFTVLLILAAPILSVTLFTDQRVLLPLVVISPIIPIAAVSAVLRGYFQGKQNMKPQSIAQVLEQLVRIAFVGIFIYILLPYGVEYAAAGAMFSIIIGEFASLLYMIRNFRQKRKLKIRKHFTETVLSGKGTAKELLSISMPTLGNRMIGSISNFLDPIIIVQSLALAGVTTAVATKQYGELMGYTMPLLFLPTFITSSLSIALVPSISEAAAKKQTELIHNRIHQSIRISFASGALATIIMTLFAADLLHLMYHSDSAAPLLIIMAPFFLFLYIQAPLQAALQALDLAQPAMWNTLIGVILKFGTMLLLATSSNLGIRGAAIAICANVVLVTLLHIAVLKKEINYFPAVKEIFRMITLVGTTFLLTYYIKNQFYTGDANIITFISLLVVIVLIYFILLILLRFVRREELKQMPFLLKKK; via the coding sequence ATGACAAAACAATCCTTTATCCAAGGAGCATTGATATTAATTATCGCCGGGATGCTTACCCGTTTTATGGGCTTTATTAACCGCATGGTGGTAGCGCGCTTTATGGGTGAGGAAGGTGTCGGCCTTTATATGATGGCTTTGCCTACTTTATTTTTAGTAATGACATTGACACAATTTGGACTTCCTGTTGCTATTTCCAAGCGTGTAGCGGAAGCAGATGCACAAAATGATTCCAAAAAAATAAAACAGATTGTTGCTGTGTCTCTTGCTATTACGCTAAGTGCAAGCATCCTGTTTACTGTACTGTTGATACTGGCTGCTCCAATACTGTCGGTTACCCTGTTTACCGATCAACGTGTATTGCTTCCCCTGGTTGTTATTAGTCCGATTATTCCTATTGCAGCTGTTTCCGCAGTATTAAGGGGATATTTTCAAGGGAAACAAAATATGAAACCTCAAAGCATTGCTCAAGTTTTGGAGCAACTTGTCCGCATTGCATTTGTTGGCATATTTATTTATATTCTTCTGCCTTATGGCGTAGAATACGCAGCTGCCGGTGCCATGTTCAGTATCATTATCGGTGAATTTGCATCTCTCCTATACATGATTCGGAATTTTCGTCAAAAAAGAAAGTTAAAAATACGAAAACACTTTACAGAAACCGTTCTATCCGGTAAAGGAACTGCTAAAGAGCTGTTATCCATTTCCATGCCGACATTGGGAAATAGAATGATTGGTTCGATCTCTAATTTTCTCGATCCGATTATTATTGTTCAGTCGCTTGCTTTAGCTGGTGTTACAACAGCAGTTGCAACAAAACAATATGGAGAGTTAATGGGGTATACCATGCCGTTATTATTTTTACCGACATTTATTACAAGCTCCTTATCAATTGCGCTGGTCCCTTCTATTTCAGAAGCCGCAGCTAAAAAGCAAACAGAACTCATTCATAACCGAATCCACCAATCTATTCGGATTTCTTTTGCATCAGGCGCATTAGCCACAATTATAATGACCTTATTTGCTGCAGATTTGCTGCATCTGATGTATCATTCAGATTCTGCCGCTCCCTTACTGATTATCATGGCACCATTTTTCTTATTTTTATATATTCAGGCACCGCTTCAGGCAGCGCTTCAAGCTTTGGACTTAGCCCAGCCCGCGATGTGGAATACCTTGATTGGTGTTATTTTAAAATTCGGTACGATGCTGTTATTGGCAACAAGTTCTAATTTGGGCATTCGAGGAGCAGCTATTGCTATCTGTGCCAACGTTGTCCTGGTTACGTTGCTTCACATTGCTGTACTGAAAAAAGAAATCAATTATTTCCCTGCCGTAAAGGAAATCTTTCGAATGATCACTTTAGTAGGAACCACTTTCCTCCTGACTTATTATATAAAAAACCAATTCTACACAGGGGATGCAAACATCATTACATTTATTTCCCTGCTGGTGGTCATTGTATTGATTTATTTTATCTTATTAATCCTATTACGATTCGTACGAAGAGAAGAATTAAAACAAATGCCTTTTTTATTAAAAAAGAAGTGA